In Caproiciproducens sp. NJN-50, the following are encoded in one genomic region:
- the dinB gene encoding DNA polymerase IV translates to MERTILHCDCNGFFASVECMLRPELREVPMAVCGDPDSRHGIILAKNEPAKAYGIHTAETIWQAKRKCPQLILAAPRFREYQLVSRRINEIYRRFTDLVEPFSIDESWLDVTGSRALFGSGEEIANTLRETVRSEIGITISVGVSFNKIFAKLGSDYKKPDATTVISRENYRDIVWPLPTDTLMFCGKKAAQTLAGLGIHTIGDMAGSGPEFLSSRLGKMGLQLYEYANGRDDSPVSDGRTMRGVKSVGNSVTFRRDLSGPEDVHKAVQALADSVSSRMRGQKLKCWVVQVGIKDPSFRYITRQKTLAAPTHRSRLLAAAGEELIKACWNPGVPIRMLSLSGSGLVPNDAPGGQLCFFGGESGADEEREERLETAMDSIRGRFGSGAVTFGGLLKEDIGLDGLHRK, encoded by the coding sequence ATGGAACGGACGATTCTGCACTGTGACTGCAACGGATTTTTCGCATCCGTGGAATGTATGCTTCGCCCCGAGCTGCGGGAGGTCCCAATGGCAGTCTGCGGCGACCCCGACAGCCGGCACGGAATCATCCTGGCGAAAAACGAGCCGGCCAAGGCCTATGGAATCCATACCGCCGAAACCATCTGGCAGGCGAAGCGGAAATGCCCGCAGCTGATTCTGGCCGCGCCGCGGTTTCGGGAGTATCAGCTTGTTTCCCGACGGATCAACGAGATTTACCGCCGGTTTACCGATCTGGTGGAGCCGTTCAGCATCGATGAAAGCTGGCTGGACGTTACGGGCAGCCGGGCGCTGTTCGGCAGCGGCGAAGAGATCGCGAACACCCTGCGCGAAACGGTCCGCAGTGAAATCGGCATCACGATTTCCGTGGGGGTTTCGTTCAACAAGATCTTCGCAAAGCTTGGGAGCGATTATAAGAAACCGGATGCGACGACGGTCATCAGCCGTGAAAATTACCGGGACATCGTCTGGCCGCTGCCGACCGATACTCTGATGTTCTGCGGGAAGAAAGCGGCGCAGACCCTGGCGGGGCTTGGGATCCACACCATCGGCGACATGGCGGGCAGCGGCCCGGAATTTCTGTCCTCCAGGCTGGGGAAAATGGGTTTGCAGCTATATGAATACGCGAACGGCCGGGACGATTCCCCGGTCTCAGACGGCCGGACCATGCGGGGGGTCAAAAGCGTCGGCAACAGCGTGACGTTCCGCCGAGACCTGAGCGGCCCGGAGGACGTCCACAAGGCCGTGCAGGCCCTTGCGGACAGCGTATCCTCCCGCATGCGCGGGCAGAAGCTGAAATGCTGGGTGGTGCAGGTCGGAATCAAGGACCCTTCGTTCCGCTACATCACCCGTCAGAAGACGCTTGCCGCTCCCACCCATCGATCGAGATTACTGGCCGCGGCGGGGGAAGAGCTGATCAAAGCCTGCTGGAACCCCGGAGTGCCGATCCGGATGCTTTCGCTTTCCGGCTCCGGCCTGGTGCCCAACGACGCGCCGGGAGGCCAGCTCTGCTTTTTCGGCGGGGAGAGCGGGGCGGACGAGGAGAGGGAAGAGCGGCTGGAGACCGCGATGGATTCCATCCGCGGCCGGTTCGGCAGCGGAGCGGTCACATTCGGCGGGCTGCTGAAAGAAGATATCGGCCTTGACGGCCTCCATCGAAAATAA
- a CDS encoding PPC domain-containing DNA-binding protein, protein MKCKKIGNTLVLRADRGEELLKAIQSACEQENVKLGFVTGLGAVDHAVVGLYRVAEQKYYSNTFDGEMELTSLMGNVTEMNGKVYLHLHANLAKADGQVIGGHLNEAVISGTGEIFIHILDGSVGRRRDEVTGLNLFDL, encoded by the coding sequence ATGAAATGTAAAAAAATCGGGAATACACTGGTTCTTCGCGCCGACCGGGGAGAAGAACTCCTGAAGGCGATTCAAAGCGCCTGTGAGCAGGAAAACGTGAAACTTGGCTTCGTTACGGGCCTGGGCGCCGTCGATCACGCCGTGGTCGGGCTTTACCGTGTTGCGGAACAGAAATATTATTCCAACACCTTCGATGGGGAAATGGAACTGACCTCACTGATGGGAAACGTAACCGAAATGAACGGCAAGGTTTATCTTCATCTGCATGCGAACCTTGCAAAAGCCGACGGTCAGGTGATCGGCGGGCATCTGAATGAAGCCGTCATCAGCGGAACCGGTGAAATCTTCATTCACATTCTGGATGGCAGCGTGGGCCGCCGCCGCGATGAAGTGACCGGCCTGAACCTATTTGACCTTTAA
- a CDS encoding Dabb family protein — protein MIRHLVLWTLKPEEKARADRIAAELRQRFQALLGVVDGLESVELGRNYAGGDYDLVLNCAFSTREAAQAYQTHPAHLAVKSLVHAVICGRTSADYEI, from the coding sequence ATGATCAGGCATCTTGTCCTATGGACCCTGAAACCGGAGGAAAAAGCCCGTGCGGACCGCATCGCGGCGGAGCTCAGACAAAGATTTCAGGCGCTGCTCGGCGTGGTGGATGGGCTGGAAAGCGTTGAGCTCGGCCGGAATTACGCCGGCGGCGACTATGATCTCGTCCTGAACTGCGCGTTTTCCACAAGGGAGGCGGCGCAGGCCTATCAGACTCACCCCGCTCACCTTGCCGTCAAATCGTTGGTTCATGCGGTGATCTGCGGAAGAACGAGCGCGGACTATGAAATCTGA
- a CDS encoding DNA topology modulation protein FlaR: MKIAVLGYSGSGKSTLAGKLAGYYRIPVLFLDTVQFLPGWAERGREEGRSIVSDFLKKNDSWVIDGNYECFLQKERLEQADRIILLCFPRRVCLYRAVKRYLRFRGKCRESMAAGCAEKFDLEFLWWILREGRTGQRRGHYREIASRYREKTVVLKKPGQSDEFLKRILKN, translated from the coding sequence ATGAAAATTGCCGTTTTGGGATACAGCGGGAGCGGAAAATCAACTTTGGCCGGGAAACTGGCGGGATATTACCGGATCCCTGTCCTGTTCCTCGACACCGTCCAGTTTCTGCCCGGCTGGGCGGAGCGCGGCCGGGAGGAGGGGCGCTCTATCGTATCCGATTTTTTGAAAAAGAACGATTCCTGGGTGATCGACGGAAATTACGAATGCTTTCTTCAAAAAGAACGCCTGGAACAGGCGGACCGGATCATCCTTCTCTGCTTTCCCCGAAGGGTCTGCCTTTACAGAGCGGTTAAAAGATATCTGAGGTTTCGGGGAAAATGCCGGGAAAGCATGGCGGCCGGCTGCGCCGAGAAATTCGACTTGGAATTCCTATGGTGGATCCTGCGGGAGGGAAGGACCGGGCAAAGGCGCGGCCATTACCGGGAGATCGCTTCGCGCTATCGGGAAAAGACGGTGGTTCTGAAAAAGCCAGGCCAGTCTGATGAATTTCTGAAGCGGATTCTCAAAAACTGA
- a CDS encoding 5-methyltetrahydropteroyltriglutamate--homocysteine S-methyltransferase — translation MAKRNTAPFRADIVGSFLRPAELKRVREAYGRGEIGPEQLKEAEDGAIRALVEQEKKAGLQAVTDGEFRRRYWHLDFLAALKGVNEVKAEHWSVAFKERQPKAATLEIVGKVDFGDHPFVGHFEYLRSVAGGTLCKMTIPSPSMLHLICCVRAENYRPIPEYEDPRKLYRDIAGAYQKAIRAFYDAGCRYLQFDDTSWGEFCDPQKRRAYAERGLNLDEIEKEYVAMINLALEAKPKDMVITMHICRGNFRSTWFSSGGYEAVAEILFGNCHVDGFFLEYDSDRAGGFEPLRHIRNQQVVLGLITSKFPQLEKEEFVRKRIEEAAGYVPLEQLCLSPQCGFSSTEEGNIMTEQQQWDKIRLLQKIAEDVWG, via the coding sequence ATGGCGAAACGGAACACGGCGCCTTTTCGCGCGGACATTGTGGGGAGCTTTCTGCGCCCTGCGGAACTGAAAAGAGTCCGGGAGGCTTACGGGCGCGGTGAAATCGGCCCGGAGCAGCTCAAAGAGGCGGAGGACGGCGCGATCCGGGCACTGGTGGAACAGGAGAAGAAGGCCGGCCTGCAGGCGGTAACCGACGGGGAATTCCGGCGCCGATACTGGCATCTGGATTTTCTGGCGGCTTTGAAAGGGGTCAACGAGGTCAAAGCCGAGCACTGGTCGGTCGCATTCAAAGAACGCCAGCCTAAAGCCGCCACCTTGGAAATCGTCGGGAAGGTGGATTTCGGGGACCATCCCTTCGTCGGGCATTTTGAATACCTCCGCTCCGTGGCCGGCGGTACGCTGTGCAAAATGACCATCCCCTCCCCCTCGATGCTGCATCTGATCTGCTGCGTCAGAGCCGAAAACTACCGGCCGATCCCGGAATATGAAGACCCTCGGAAGCTGTACCGTGATATTGCAGGGGCTTATCAAAAGGCGATCCGCGCGTTTTATGACGCCGGATGCCGCTACCTGCAGTTTGACGACACATCCTGGGGCGAATTCTGCGATCCTCAGAAGCGCCGGGCTTACGCGGAACGGGGCCTGAATCTGGATGAAATCGAAAAAGAGTACGTCGCTATGATTAATCTGGCTTTGGAAGCCAAACCGAAGGACATGGTGATCACCATGCATATCTGCAGGGGGAATTTCCGTTCTACATGGTTCTCTTCCGGGGGGTATGAAGCGGTGGCGGAGATCCTGTTTGGAAACTGCCATGTTGACGGATTCTTTCTTGAATACGATTCCGACAGGGCGGGAGGTTTTGAACCGCTCCGCCATATTCGTAACCAGCAGGTCGTGCTCGGTCTGATTACTTCAAAATTTCCGCAGCTTGAAAAAGAAGAATTTGTCAGGAAGAGAATCGAAGAAGCAGCCGGGTATGTGCCGCTGGAACAGCTTTGCCTGAGTCCGCAGTGCGGTTTTTCTTCCACGGAGGAAGGAAATATCATGACGGAGCAGCAGCAATGGGACAAAATCCGGCTGTTGCAAAAAATCGCGGAGGATGTCTGGGGCTGA
- a CDS encoding YccF domain-containing protein, producing MGCLGNVIWFLLGGCVMGLSWLVLGVLWCLTVAGIPVGVQCFKFSELAFFPFGKEVRFGGGAGSVLLNLLWLIFGGLALAAEAAVIGVLFCVTVIGIPFGIQCFKIAKLALMPFGADIF from the coding sequence ATGGGATGCCTTGGAAATGTGATCTGGTTTCTTTTGGGCGGATGTGTGATGGGTCTGAGCTGGCTGGTGCTCGGCGTTCTTTGGTGCTTGACGGTCGCCGGGATTCCGGTCGGCGTTCAGTGCTTTAAATTTTCGGAGCTGGCGTTCTTCCCATTCGGGAAGGAAGTCCGGTTCGGCGGCGGCGCGGGGTCCGTGCTGCTGAATCTGCTCTGGCTGATTTTCGGGGGCCTCGCGCTTGCAGCGGAGGCGGCTGTCATCGGAGTGCTGTTCTGCGTTACGGTGATCGGAATCCCCTTTGGAATCCAGTGTTTTAAGATTGCGAAACTCGCGCTCATGCCTTTTGGAGCAGACATTTTTTGA
- a CDS encoding putative manganese-dependent inorganic diphosphatase, whose product MNETVYITGHKNPDTDSICSSIAYAELKKRLGVKAVPVRIGSINKETAFVLDYFGVKEPEYLETVKTQVSDLDLDVIPPVSEDISIKTAWNIMQKNNKQVLPVTDDGGKLLGIISLSDITNSYMASQGNNVLSKSHTPLRNVTETLNAKLVYGNIDDVFRSAGKVVIATMAPDSLEPFVEKNDIVLVGNRKDSQMKVLKAGVGCMIATCGGRVDKDVLELAEQEKCIVMETNHDTFTAARLINQSIPVGYVMTRNNLICFNLHDFIDSIRDKMLQTRFRSYPIVDDDGMVKGFVYRYHLISPRKKKVILLDHNEKSQTVDGIDQAEIMEIIDHHRIGDIQTGSPVYFRNDTVGSTATLIANMYVENGIRPMKEIAGILCSAILSDTLNLKSPTTTYLDRETVSQLAEIAGLDADSFAAEMFQAGSSLADMSPNQILYSDFKDYNLGRYKIGIGQINAGDPGNAKDLKNSLLKRMEEVQQQKGYSLLLLMMTDIVRESSHLLYSGKEEELIRDAFGAEPKDSEVYLDGVVSRKKQVVPLLTNAIQNIP is encoded by the coding sequence ATGAACGAGACCGTCTATATCACCGGACATAAAAATCCTGATACAGACTCCATCTGTTCTTCCATCGCTTATGCCGAACTGAAAAAGAGGCTGGGGGTCAAGGCGGTGCCGGTCCGGATCGGCAGCATCAATAAGGAAACGGCGTTTGTGTTGGACTACTTTGGAGTCAAGGAACCGGAATATCTGGAAACTGTCAAAACTCAGGTCTCCGATCTGGATCTGGATGTCATTCCTCCTGTATCGGAGGACATCTCCATCAAAACGGCTTGGAACATCATGCAGAAGAACAATAAGCAGGTCCTGCCGGTTACCGACGACGGGGGAAAATTGCTCGGAATCATCTCGCTCTCCGACATCACCAACAGCTATATGGCTTCCCAGGGGAACAACGTGCTGTCCAAAAGCCACACGCCGCTGCGCAATGTGACAGAGACCCTGAACGCGAAACTGGTTTATGGAAATATAGATGATGTGTTCCGGTCCGCGGGTAAGGTAGTGATTGCGACCATGGCTCCCGACAGCCTGGAGCCGTTTGTGGAGAAGAACGATATCGTATTGGTCGGCAACCGGAAAGACAGCCAGATGAAGGTGCTGAAAGCCGGAGTCGGCTGTATGATCGCCACCTGCGGCGGGCGGGTGGACAAAGACGTTCTGGAGCTCGCGGAGCAGGAAAAATGCATCGTGATGGAGACAAACCACGATACGTTCACCGCCGCGCGGCTGATCAACCAGAGCATTCCCGTAGGTTACGTAATGACCAGGAACAACCTGATCTGCTTTAACCTTCATGATTTTATTGATTCCATCCGGGACAAGATGCTTCAGACGCGGTTCCGCAGTTATCCGATCGTCGACGACGACGGAATGGTCAAGGGATTTGTGTACCGTTACCATTTGATCTCCCCGCGGAAAAAGAAGGTCATTCTCCTGGACCACAATGAGAAGTCCCAAACGGTGGACGGGATCGACCAGGCTGAAATCATGGAAATCATCGATCATCACCGCATCGGAGACATCCAGACGGGGTCGCCCGTCTATTTTCGCAACGATACGGTGGGAAGCACGGCGACACTGATTGCGAACATGTATGTGGAAAACGGAATCCGGCCGATGAAGGAAATCGCGGGAATCCTCTGCTCGGCGATTCTTTCCGATACCCTGAACCTGAAATCGCCCACGACCACTTATCTGGACCGCGAAACGGTCTCTCAGCTGGCCGAAATCGCCGGATTGGACGCGGATTCCTTTGCGGCCGAAATGTTTCAGGCAGGTTCTTCCCTCGCGGATATGAGCCCGAATCAGATCCTTTACAGCGACTTCAAGGATTACAACCTGGGCCGGTATAAAATCGGGATCGGACAGATCAACGCCGGGGACCCCGGAAACGCGAAGGATCTGAAAAACAGTCTTTTAAAACGCATGGAAGAAGTGCAGCAACAAAAGGGCTACAGCCTGTTGCTGCTGATGATGACGGATATCGTCAGGGAAAGCTCCCACCTGCTGTATTCCGGGAAA